From the Capra hircus breed San Clemente unplaced genomic scaffold, ASM170441v1, whole genome shotgun sequence genome, one window contains:
- the ELFN1 gene encoding LOW QUALITY PROTEIN: protein ELFN1 (The sequence of the model RefSeq protein was modified relative to this genomic sequence to represent the inferred CDS: inserted 5 bases in 5 codons; deleted 2 bases in 2 codons), whose protein sequence is MAGCGXGAPWVWVCVAAALLHAGGQARGDCWLIEGDKGFVWLAICSQNQPPYEAIPQQINSTIVDLRLNENRIRSVQYAALSRFGNLTYLNLTKNEIGYIEDGAFSGQFNLQVLQLGYNRLRNLTEGVLRGLGKLEYLYLQANLIEAVAPGAFWECPNIVNVDLSMNRIQRLHSATFAGLARLSVCELYSNPFYCSCELLGFLRWLAAFANATQAHDRVQCESPPLYSGYFLLGQGRHGQRSILGKLQSVCTDGPYAAETRPAPGRPPPXRSPPPPPAPPAEPSEAPCADDECFSGDGTTPLVALPTLAPQAEARPLIKVKQLTQNSATITVQLPSPFTRMYTLEHFNNSKSSTVSRLTRAQEEIRLTNLYALTNYTYCVVSSSSGLHHNHTCLTICLPQPPSPPGPVPXPSAATHHIMTVLGCLFGMVVVLGAVYYCLRRRRRREGKQKQAAAAAGSLKKTIIELKYGPELEAPGLAPLSQGPLLGPEAVTRIPYLPAAAGEVEQYQLAEGSGTPKGSKGSYMEVRTAEQAERRDEEPGRPGPDSQSSVAEISTIAKEVDKVNQIISSCIGALKAESXSFQGGKPGAVSTGEPPAGKRGFLAPAYQDACGLQRHHSLEAAPGAPRASSSSSGSARSPRPFRAEPPALHEAKYIEKGSPAAEAILTVTPAAAVLRAEPEKGRQYAEHRHSYPGPHPAEPPAPPAPPESLGGRKASILEPLTRPRPXDLAYAPLSPQYRHLSYASSPEYACRASRSLWGRFRLSRRRRRDAGECVAAGHALRRKVQFAKDEDLHDILDYWKGVSAQHKS, encoded by the exons ATGGCTGGGTGCG CGGGGGCGCCGTGGGTGTGGGTGTGCGTGGCGGCCGCCCTGCTGCACGCGGGCGGGCAGGCGCGCGGCGACTGCTGGCTCATCGAGGGCGACAAGGGCTTCGTGTGGCTGGCCATCTGCAGCCAGAACCAGCCGCCCTACGAGGCCATCCCGCAGCAGATCAACAGCACCATCGTGGACCTGCGGCTCAACGAGAACCGCATCCGCAGCGTGCAGTACGCGGCGCTGAGCCGCTTCGGCAACCTCACGTACCTCAACCTCACCAAGAACGAGATCGGCTACATCGAGGACGGCGCCTTCTCGGGCCAGTTCAACTTGCAGGTGCTGCAGCTCGGCTACAACCGGCTGCGCAACCTGACGGAGGGCGTGCTGCGG GGCCTGGGCAAGCTCGAGTACCTGTACCTGCAGGCCAACCTCATCGAGGCGGTGGCGCCCGGCGCCTTCTGGGAGTGCCCCAACATCGTCAACGTGGACCTGTCCATGAACCGCATCCAGCGGCTGCACAGCGCCACCTTCGCGGGCCTGGCCCGGCTCTCGGTGTGCGAGCTCTACAGCAACCCCTTCTACTGCTCCTGCGAGCTGCTGGGCTTCCTGCGCTGGCTGGCGGCCTTCGCCAACGCCACGCAGGCCCATGACCGCGTGCAATGCGAGTCCCCGCCGCTCTACTCCGGCTACTTCCTGCTGGGCCAGGGCCGCCACGGCCAGCGCAGCATCCTGGGCAAGCTGCAGTCCGTGTGCACTGACGGCCCGTACGCGGCGGAGACGCGCCCGGCGCCCGGCCGCCCCCCGC GCCGctcgcccccgccgccccccgcgcCGCCCGCGGAGCCCAGCGAGGCCCCCTGTGCCGACGACGAGTGCTTCTCCGGCGACGGCACCACGCCGCTGGTGGCCCTGCCCACGCTGGCCCCGCAGGCCGAGGCCCGCCCGCTCATCAAGGTCAAGCAGCTGACGCAGAACTCGGCCACCATCACGGTGCAGCTGCCCAGCCCGTTCACCCGCATGTACACGCTGGAGCACTTCAACAAC AGCAAGTCGTCCACCGTGTCCAGGCTGACCCGGGCCCAGGAGGAGATCCGCCTGACCAACCTGTACGCGCTCACCAACTACACGTACTGCGTGGTGTCCAGCAGCTCGGGCCTGCACCACAACCACACCTGCCTCACCATCTGCCTGCCGCAGCCGCCCAGCCCGCCAGGCCCCGTGC AGCCCTCCGCGGCCACGCACCACATCATGACCGTCCTGGGCTGCCTCTTCGGCATGGTGGTGGTGCTGGGCGCTGTCTACTATTgcctgcggcggcggcggcggcgggagggcAAGCAGAagcaggcggcggcggcggccggcagCCTGAAGAAGACCATCATCGAGCTCAAGTACGGGCCCGAGCTGGAGGCGCCCGGCCTGGCCCCGCTGTCCCAGGGCCCGCTGCTGGGCCCCGAGGCGGTGACCCGCATCCCATACCTGCCCGCCGCCGCCGGGGAGGTGGAGCAGTACCAGCTGGCGGAGGGCAGCGGGACGCCCAAGGGCAGCAAGGGCAGCTACATGGAGGTGCGCACGGCAGAGCAGGCAGAGCGCAGGGACGAGGAGCCGGGCCGGCCGGGCCCCGACAGCCAGAGCTCGGTGGCCGAGATCTCCACCATCGCCAAGGAGGTGGACAAGGTCAACCAGATCATCAGCAGCTGCATCGGTGCCCTCAAGGCCGAGT GCTCCTTCCAGGGCGGCAAGCCGGGGGCTGTGTCCACGGGCGAGCCGCCGGCCGGCAAGCGCGGCTTCCTGGCGCCCGCCTACCAGGACGCCTGCGGTCTGCAGCGGCACCACAGCCTGGAGGCCGCCCCTGGCGCTCCGCGGGCCAGCTCCTCGTCCAGCGGCTCCGCCCGCAGCCCGCGGCCCTTCCGCGCCGAGCCCCCTGCGCTGCACGAGGCCAAGTACATCGAGAAGGGGTCGCCCGCGGCGGAGGCCATCCTCACGGTGACGCCGGCGGCTGCCGTGCTGCGGGCCGAGCCCGAGAAGGGCCGGCAGTACGCGGAGCACCGACACTCGTACCCCGGGCCCCACCCCGCCGAGCCCCCCGCGCCGCCCGCGCCGCCTGAGAGCCTGGGCGGCCGCAAGGCCTCCATCCTGGAGCCGCTGACGCGGCCGCGGC GCGACCTGGCCTACGCGCCGCTGTCCCCGCAGTACCGCCACCTGAGCTACGCCTCCAGCCCCGAGTACGCCTGCCGCGCCTCCCGCAGCCTCTGGGGCCGCTTCAGACTGAGCCGCCGGCGGCGCCGGGACGCCGGGGAGTGCGTGGCGGCCGGGCACGCGCTGCGCAGGAAGGTGCAGTTCGCCAAGGACGAGGACCTGCACGACATTCTGGACTACTGGAAGGGCGTGTCCGCGCAGCACAAGTCCTGA